The sequence CTCATACTTCTTAATTGCATTCCTGTACCTCTCAGGTAGCTCCTCAATGAGTCTACGCATTTCCTGCACAGTGAGCGGGATACTTGATAATCCGTTTGATATTATTAAACCAACCAGGTTATCTTGATACTTCAACGCATACGCCAGCGCAAGCATACCGCCATATGAATGACCAAGCATAACCACCTTATCATTAAATACTTGCTTACGAATTTCCTCAGCTTCCTCAATGCCATAATCCACGGTGTACCTCGAAAAGTCGCTTGGCTCGTCAGAACGACCACTACCAAACTGGTCGTAAAACAAGACATTAATGCCATAGTTACTAAGTTCAGCCAACGGTATTAAATAATCATGAGACGCACCAGGCCCTCCATGCAAAACCACAAGGTCAATCCTTGAACCCACATTATATAACTTAAAATATATTCTCAATCCATGGATATTTAAGAATCCCTCCTCAATACGGACCATACTGCATCAACAAAAATTTAACTATTTTTGTATTAAATTTTTCCATTACCCTAATGAATAAAGTCCTCTACACCATTAAGGCGTTGCTTGGGAGAAGTGATAAAGCCTATCAAGAGAGAATTCGGCAGTGTTACCTGCATGTACACGTTATTAGTCAGCATATTAGTAAGAAGGTACGGGATTTCTCGAAATGATAAGCGAGGTATTAAGACAAGTGGTGAGAATTAAGATTTGCCTCTCACCTTTTGCATGCTCAATATGTATCCTCAACCAGTGCGGTGACCTTCACGAAAAATAAAATGGTCAGAATATGGCCCAAACTTTCTTATTAGGGAACCTATCATGGTCTAGGGTATGCCAGTGGTTTACTTTGATGGTGCTTGTGAACCAAGGAACCCAGGCGGTGTTGGGACTTATGGTTTCGTGGTCTACGGCGGCAATGGCAACGTGGTTCATGAGGATTACGGCATTGCCTGCGAACCAAGTCCAAACTGCACGAATAATGTTGCCGAGTACACGGGCTTAATAAGGGCGCTGGAGTGGTTGGTGGGTCACGGCTTTAGCAACTCAAGGCTCATTGTACATGGCGATTCGCAACTCGTGATTAGGCAATTAATGGGTGTGTATAGTGTACGTGCTGAGCACCTAAAGCCACTTCACAATAAGGCCCTTGAATTACTAAGGAACTTCGACGCCAAGCTTGAGTGGGTTCCTAGGGAGGAGAATGCCAGGGCTGATGAGCTGAGTAAGAAGGCGTATATCGAGTACCTCGATAACCACCCCGAGTTAGTTGAGGCCCTCAGTCAGTACTTCGCCACCGAGAAGCAGTTGGCGTCATTGAAAGAACTCGGCATCGAGCCTTACAAGTACATGAGCAAGATGGAAGCTAACAGGCTCATCAGGAAATTACTCAAGTCGTAAAGCTATGAGCCAAGCTTTGTAAGCTATAGCGAAAGTTTTTCTGCACTGTGTACTTTGATTTGATGTAATGATTAGACTTATTAGAGTCTAGCCATTCATTATTTTCATGCCATCTGATGATGCAGACATGGCTAAGGTGGATGAGAAAAGAAGAAGGTGGGTTGAGGATACTGTTAAGGAGAACCCAGTACTTGTTAGGTTAGATGGAGGATTTTGCAATAGGTGCGTACACAGCCGTTAGGGTTATTTCAAAGGAGTTGAAAGAGGCCATTGAGAAGAGGGATTTAGATAGGATTAAGAGGTACGTTGAAGTCATTGACTCATGGAACAAGAGCCTTAATCAGCAGGAAAAATAGCCTTACGATACATAAAGCTTTGATTTTATTCTTCAATTCCTCCTTAAAATCATGATCACCCTGAGTAATTTGCGCTCAGTGGTCGGTTTTCTCGTCACTTGATCTGTCCTGGAAGGATTCATCACTAAGGGTTATTAGGTGGTATCCCTTTAAGTGTTTGGTGATGATTGGTGACACGACTGAGCCGTGAGGATTGAGGGCGTGACTGATCATGCGCCCTTGACTAACTCGAAGACCTGCCCGCCCATTAGCTTCCAATGGTCAAAATTGAACCTGGCGTAGATCCTCCTGCCACTTAGGACCTTCGGTAACCACATGACGTCGTCACTCCACATATTACTGTACGGAACCTCGTTTATCCCGAACCAGATGGGCTCCGCCTCGTCTGACTCCCTGGGCACCCCGTCGAATTCCCTGGCGAGGAATACGTGGACGAAGTGCACGGACTCCACCCTACCATCCTCGTAATTCCAAAACTCGAGCAGCCCCATCCACTCCAGGTTCTTCGGCGTAATCCCAACCTCCTCCCTACACTCCCTAACCGCAGCCGAAACCACGTCCTCACCCTCCTCAACCTTACCACCAACCCCATTGTAATAACCAGCACCGAGCCCGCGCTTCTTCCTTATCAGGAGGACCCTGCCATCCCTAACCACGTAGACCAGGGTCTCGATGAATATCATTACCCAATTCATGATACGCCTAGGGAATTAAGGATTATCCCTGAGGTGAGGCTGTTCATGAATTGCCTTTTGTTAGTCTTTCTATTTCCTCAAGATCCTTCCTCGCAGTTTCCATACCGGTGAATAACGCGGTTATGGCCATTATTAATACAAAGACCCCAACCCAGCCGAGGTACCGCGTTGTTAGGCCTACATAGAGGTACATTGGCGTTAATGCACCAAACACAAAGTTCGCGATCCTATTTAGGGAGAAGGCTATGCCGTCAGCTAAGGACTTAACCTCCACTGGGAACACCTCGGTCTGAACAGTGTATGCACCGCTAACGACTAGGAACGTCATGAACATGGCCAGAGACAGCGAGTACTCAAGCCCAGGAGTCCTATACGTGATCGCCACGTACCAGAAGGCAATCCCCAAACCAATTAATGACGCCATTAGCAGGATCCTCCTACCAACCCTGTCAAGCATTAGTGAGCCGAGCAAGGCGCCCAGCGTCGCGAAGACCCAAAGCAGTAATACCGTGCCTAGCATACTGCCATAACCACCACCCCTGAGGGCGACGAGCATTGGCGTGAATATTGTGAAGATGGATGTCGTGCCGGCGCCAACCCAGGCAGCTGATGAATAAATAAGCATTCTCCAGTAACCCCTCCACACCTCATTGAATGGCATCCTCCTACGCCCCGGGGCACCCCTGAGCAACCACCTTGTTGATTCAGGCAACCTACTCCTCAGCAGTATGACTATTGCCGCGGGAATGGCGCCGGCACCGAGGATAATCCTCCATAGGATGCCTGGGGGTAATCCCATTGTGAGGAATACGTGGGCCAATAGGGCACTGACCAAGCCACCAAGTGGCATCATTATTAATGAAACACCAAGTAGGAGGCCCCTCCTCGGCGTTGGTGACTCCTCAGAGAGTAAGGCTGGTCCGGACACTATGTCAGCACCAATTCCGAAACCAACCAGGAACCTAAGCGCCAGGAGCTGCCCTGGGGATGTTACGAATGCCGAGAGGAACGAACTAACTAGGAAGAAGGATATGTCGCTCAGTAGCGCCACTCTCCTGCCCCTAAGGTCGCTGAACACGCCGAAGACCAGGGCACCGAACACACCGCCTATGTAAGTGGTTGTGCCAAGCAATCCCTGCATCTCTGGAGTCAAGCGCATGAAGTGAACCAGGAAGGGCAGGACAATACTGATGTTTAGTAGGTCATAACCATCGAGGAAAGTACCTAGGCCAATGAGCACCGATAACAAGACATGACTACCCCTATACCCAGTGCTTAACCCCATTAATCAGCCTCATTGTGATGCGCCTAGTAAAAAATAACCCAGCACGATTAAGCGTGGAAAACCCTAATGAGGCCAGGCTTGCCCTCCTTACCACTGACCTCAAACTTAACACCGAGTATTTTCTCAACAATGTATATGTTAGTTAAGGCATGAAGAGTTATCCTAGAAATGCCAACGACACTGTTGCCGGCCAGGGCCATGTACGGTATCACCATATCACCCATGTACTCATCAAGCGCCATGCCGCTCCTTAAATTCCCAAGTAGTCCCTTGGCGGCCTCCTCACCCACGGCCTCCGCAGGCTTACCCCTCTCGCCAAGCGCATCCGCACCCTTAATCAAGCCCTTACTCGACACGGCCCAGAGCACAATACCACTGCCCGGCCCCAGGTGCGGGTCCTTACCCTGCTCGTAGGTCTCCACGGCAATGTCAATTGGGACCTTAACACCGGCCTTGACCAGGTACTCCCTTGCCGAGTTTGCCTGTCTATGGGCCACGTGGGCGGGCAACCTAACCGCGTGTGAAATACCCCTAACCTCCCTCAACTCCCCGAACTCAATAACCTCGACCGGCCTTAGCCCGCCTGGCTCTACAGTGAGTATTACCTCACCGCCACCCCTTGGGTAGTGGCCACGCCTAACGAGCTTTAACTCGGCCTTAACGCCGAATAGGCTTAGCATTGGTAGCATTACGAACCTAACATAGTCAATGGGTGGTGACCAGGGAACATCGGTCCCTCCGGTTATTGTCACCGTGCTCCTGCATGGAGCGTAGATCAGTATTGGGAGTATTGTCTGTATGACGAGGGTAATAGCACCGGCGGTTCCAATGTCAAACCTAAAATCACCACAACTAATCCTCCCCGGCCTGAACACGAGCTCCGTGGAGCCCTTCACGGCGCCCGTTACCTGGGCATTGGATATCCTGGCGGCAGCAATAACGCCGGTCAAGTGCTGCTGCTGAAGTCCCGGGTTACTCCTCCTAGCCCTAATGTTGTATATCCTAACTGGCCTGCCCGTAATTGCCGAGAGTGCCAGGGCTGTCCTGAGTATCTGCCCACCGCCCTCAAGCACTGATCCATCGATCTCAATCATTTAACCAACATAGTCCTCAGTGAATTAATAAAGTTAATACACCATAGTTGCTAATCAGTATAGTGGCGTGTCCCTGGTCTCGGGACCAAGCAGTAGGCCGATTATCATGAGCACGGCGCCTATGGTGAACGTAATTAACGCAGCCATGTATGGACCAAATACAACAGATAGTACAGCAATGAGCACCGACGTCCACCCAGCGATTATGAACGGCCCGTTGTACCCAACCCCAACGCCCGTTGCCCTACCATGGGTCCTAAACCTCTCCGCCAAGTAGGCAGGTATTATGGCAGAGGGCAGGTTAAGGAAGAAGCCGAAGATTAACAGCTGTGTTGTTAGGTGGTGGGCATTGACTGTGGCGTAGAACCAAGCGGCTCCGGCGATGGCCATTACGGAGGCCACCACACCGGTGGTTCTCCTGCCAATTAGGTCCGATGCATAGCCACTGATCATCATGGCCGGTATGCCCACTGCATTGAATATTATGAGTAGCGGCGCGTAGATCCTGGGCGGTAGCCCAAGAATGGTGGCTAGGAAGGTCGGCATGAAGGTGGAGCTTGCGTAGACCATGATCCAGTTACCTAGGGTCACCAGAAATACCTGCGGCAGTGGGAATAGGGCCTTCATGGGGTTTAAATGGGTCCTCCTGAGCCATACCGCCGGCTCTCTCATGCTTAGCCTAATGATTATTGCCAGAGCCGCCGGTATCATGCCTAACCAAAATACTATCCTCCAGCCATAGTTAGTGAAGGATGATCCAAGCAGTGCGACAAGGCTAGACTGCACTAAACTGACCAGCGTGAAGCCAAGTAGTACGCCGGACTGTAGAACGCCCGAGAACAATCCCCTGAGCTTCGGCGTGCTCTCCATGGATATCGTGAAGCTACCCGCAACATCACCGCCAATGAAGATTCCCTGCAACGATCTCAGCAGTATTAATGAGGCCGTCGCTGATACGCCGATTTCTTCGTAGGTTGGTAAAAACCCAGTCAGGCCTATTGAGAGGGAGTAACCAAGCACGGTTACCAGTAGCGAGAATCTCCTGCCGAGTTTGTCACCGACATAGCCAAACACAAGCCCGCCAATGGGCCTAAAGATGACCGTGAACACTATGGGCAGTAGGTCGAACAACATGGTCAGTGAACCGCCGGCCCTCGGGAAGAACAATTGACCAAGCACAGGCGCAGTGACAAGCACAGCGCCTAAGTCATAGGAGTCCATAACCCACGAGAGGTAACCACCAACGATATTGGCCCTACTCTCAACTACACGCCCAATCATGCTCACCACACGAGCCTTGCAACCACCATGGAGGCTATCACCAGGACCATGTAAAGCACCCTGACAGAGAAGGTTCCTCCCCACAACGCCCTGAGCCTCCTATACCCATTATTATCAAGGACTCCGCTCATCATTGGCCTTATATAATAGAGGGCAATTGGCAGGGTCACCACGGCCACCAGGGATAAGGGCGGTAAGTACCCAAGGAGCACCGACAAAGCCAGTGACGCGTATAGTACTGCCGTGATTAAAATCGACAACCACCCACTGCCACGCACACCAAGTATCACCGCAAGCGTCCTCTTGCCCACGGTCACATCCGTCTCCCTATGAAGCATGCCGGCGGCCAGTAGGGCTAGCATGGTGAAGCAGGCATTGGGTAGCGTATTAATGAACGGCTGAATTGCCGGGTAACCCGTCTGCACCACGAAGGCGCCTAGTCCTGTTAAGGGGCCGAGGGCCAGGGCAGCGAAGACCTCACCGATGCCCCTATACCTTAACTTCAGCGGTGGTGCCGAGTAGCTAATGCCAAGGACGGCCCCCGTTATTATTAAAACGGCAACTACGTAAACGTTCACCACGAGCCCAAGGTAGAGGCCGATCAATGCGGCAATGCCTATGAGGGAGTAACCACCAATCATCATGGTCCTACTGCTGAGCCCCAGGTCAATTATTGGTAACACCCTATGCCTAATGCCGGATCTGGCGTAGGCTAGGTCTGCCCCTGACCCATAATCATAGTAATCACTGACCATGTTAACCCCAGCCTGGGCGAGCATTACCCCGATCACCGTAAGCACGTACCTCACAACATTAAACGCGCCAAGGAGGTAGTACGCCGTGAGGGCACCGACAGTGGCAGAGGTCGCTGTGGCAGTCAACGTCTTCGGATTCATAGCCGTAAACCACTTCCTAAGGGGGCTGATTAACATACAAAATCACTCAATCACATCCAAAAGCATACAATGGAATTTAAAGGTTTATAGAAAATTATCTGAAAATAACAGAGCATCAATTCAATGACTATACCAAGGGATTTTATGGATATAGAATAATCAGGAAAGCCCCAGACCCAACTCATTACACTCAACGGTGAGCCCCCTAAGTCTGTCAACCACGTCGTCACCAACAACCCTAACATCAATGTAATCAGTAAAAACCGAGAAAACACAGCAAAGAAACCCAACAACCATGACAACACCATCCCTACCCTTCACGGCCCCTCCACGAGTCCCAACACCATCCCTAACCAAATGAACAACATACTTGTTAACCTCCCTAAGGATCCTCTGGGTATACTCATAACCAGAACACGCCCTGACCCTACGCCTAAACTCCCTAGCACCACCACGCCTCAGGTACATTAGGTAATAAACAACGTCCTTATACCTCCTGTCTCTGGCAATCCCGAAGAACCGAGTTAAGTTACGGGAACGCTTGAGTATGGACTCAACCAACGCCGCCCCAATAACACCCACATACTCACCTGAATCACATGCACTGCCTATGTTCACCAACGCCCTGTACATGCTTAGTACCATCTCATACTCACGGGTAACCCCCAGTAGGTAGCTCCTAAGTGAACTCATGAAACCAAACACCCGGGACCAGTTATATTAATTTAATTCAAACCAAACATAGAAAAGCCCAACCGCAAGGGTGAATCGATGGTCAACGAGGGTGAGGAGGCTCCCGACTTCGAATTAAAGAGCCACGATGGAGAAACAATAAGGCTATCAAACTACAGAGGTAGGTGGATCGTGCTCTACTTCTTCCCAAAGGCCTTCACCAGCGGCTGCACGAGGGAGACCCAGGAATTCACCAGGCTATGGGATGAATTCGAGAAACTAGGCGTGGTGGTCCTGGGCATAAGCACAGACCCAGCGAGCACCCAGAGGAAGTTCGCTGAGAAGTACGGCGTTAAATTCAAACTACTAAGCGACAGCGAGAAACGTGCATCGCAGGTATACGGCGTGCTGAGACCCACGGGAACCGCGGAGAGGACCACATTCATAATAAACCCAGAGGGCAAGGTGGCCAAGGTAATCAGGAGGGTCAAGCCAGAGGAGCACCCTGCCAAAGCCCTGGAATTCCTGAGACAAAGTATGTAAAATGATACGAATAACAATAATACATATTCAATGAATTAAAAATGAACATGGGTAATACTTTAAAGGGATAATCAATGACTACTTAATTAATGACTGGGAACAAGCTAATACCCATACTCGTAACACTCACGTTAATAGCCGTAGCAGCAGCCATAACCCACGCAACAGCAACACCCACCATGCACCCAATGATTAAGCACGGCGTTGGCTACGCATCAACAGTCTACAGCCTAAACTGGGCTGGCTACGCAGTGCCCACGCGGGAGGGTACTGTAACGAGCGTCGCAGGCTCATTCATTGTTCCATCCGTGACCTGCACCAGGCAGACAACCTACGTGGCCCTGTGGGCCGGGCTTG is a genomic window of Vulcanisaeta souniana JCM 11219 containing:
- the pip gene encoding proline iminopeptidase — encoded protein: MVRIEEGFLNIHGLRIYFKLYNVGSRIDLVVLHGGPGASHDYLIPLAELSNYGINVLFYDQFGSGRSDEPSDFSRYTVDYGIEEAEEIRKQVFNDKVVMLGHSYGGMLALAYALKYQDNLVGLIISNGLSSIPLTVQEMRRLIEELPERYRNAIKKYEQIQDYQNPEYLEAVQYFYKQHVTRLDELPEPVKVSFEYAQKRRTYAIMNGPNEFTITGTIKDFDITDQLHKIRVPTLIITGKYDEVTPRIAELMSSKIRDSRLVLFEKSSHMPMWEEKDKYLAVVRDFIFELYNKNK
- the rnhA gene encoding ribonuclease HI; amino-acid sequence: MPVVYFDGACEPRNPGGVGTYGFVVYGGNGNVVHEDYGIACEPSPNCTNNVAEYTGLIRALEWLVGHGFSNSRLIVHGDSQLVIRQLMGVYSVRAEHLKPLHNKALELLRNFDAKLEWVPREENARADELSKKAYIEYLDNHPELVEALSQYFATEKQLASLKELGIEPYKYMSKMEANRLIRKLLKS
- a CDS encoding 8-oxo-dGTP diphosphatase, which codes for MIFIETLVYVVRDGRVLLIRKKRGLGAGYYNGVGGKVEEGEDVVSAAVRECREEVGITPKNLEWMGLLEFWNYEDGRVESVHFVHVFLAREFDGVPRESDEAEPIWFGINEVPYSNMWSDDVMWLPKVLSGRRIYARFNFDHWKLMGGQVFELVKGA
- a CDS encoding MFS transporter, yielding MGLSTGYRGSHVLLSVLIGLGTFLDGYDLLNISIVLPFLVHFMRLTPEMQGLLGTTTYIGGVFGALVFGVFSDLRGRRVALLSDISFFLVSSFLSAFVTSPGQLLALRFLVGFGIGADIVSGPALLSEESPTPRRGLLLGVSLIMMPLGGLVSALLAHVFLTMGLPPGILWRIILGAGAIPAAIVILLRSRLPESTRWLLRGAPGRRRMPFNEVWRGYWRMLIYSSAAWVGAGTTSIFTIFTPMLVALRGGGYGSMLGTVLLLWVFATLGALLGSLMLDRVGRRILLMASLIGLGIAFWYVAITYRTPGLEYSLSLAMFMTFLVVSGAYTVQTEVFPVEVKSLADGIAFSLNRIANFVFGALTPMYLYVGLTTRYLGWVGVFVLIMAITALFTGMETARKDLEEIERLTKGNS
- the rtcA gene encoding RNA 3'-terminal phosphate cyclase, whose translation is MIEIDGSVLEGGGQILRTALALSAITGRPVRIYNIRARRSNPGLQQQHLTGVIAAARISNAQVTGAVKGSTELVFRPGRISCGDFRFDIGTAGAITLVIQTILPILIYAPCRSTVTITGGTDVPWSPPIDYVRFVMLPMLSLFGVKAELKLVRRGHYPRGGGEVILTVEPGGLRPVEVIEFGELREVRGISHAVRLPAHVAHRQANSAREYLVKAGVKVPIDIAVETYEQGKDPHLGPGSGIVLWAVSSKGLIKGADALGERGKPAEAVGEEAAKGLLGNLRSGMALDEYMGDMVIPYMALAGNSVVGISRITLHALTNIYIVEKILGVKFEVSGKEGKPGLIRVFHA
- a CDS encoding MFS transporter produces the protein MIGRVVESRANIVGGYLSWVMDSYDLGAVLVTAPVLGQLFFPRAGGSLTMLFDLLPIVFTVIFRPIGGLVFGYVGDKLGRRFSLLVTVLGYSLSIGLTGFLPTYEEIGVSATASLILLRSLQGIFIGGDVAGSFTISMESTPKLRGLFSGVLQSGVLLGFTLVSLVQSSLVALLGSSFTNYGWRIVFWLGMIPAALAIIIRLSMREPAVWLRRTHLNPMKALFPLPQVFLVTLGNWIMVYASSTFMPTFLATILGLPPRIYAPLLIIFNAVGIPAMMISGYASDLIGRRTTGVVASVMAIAGAAWFYATVNAHHLTTQLLIFGFFLNLPSAIIPAYLAERFRTHGRATGVGVGYNGPFIIAGWTSVLIAVLSVVFGPYMAALITFTIGAVLMIIGLLLGPETRDTPLY
- a CDS encoding prenyltransferase produces the protein MLISPLRKWFTAMNPKTLTATATSATVGALTAYYLLGAFNVVRYVLTVIGVMLAQAGVNMVSDYYDYGSGADLAYARSGIRHRVLPIIDLGLSSRTMMIGGYSLIGIAALIGLYLGLVVNVYVVAVLIITGAVLGISYSAPPLKLRYRGIGEVFAALALGPLTGLGAFVVQTGYPAIQPFINTLPNACFTMLALLAAGMLHRETDVTVGKRTLAVILGVRGSGWLSILITAVLYASLALSVLLGYLPPLSLVAVVTLPIALYYIRPMMSGVLDNNGYRRLRALWGGTFSVRVLYMVLVIASMVVARLVW
- a CDS encoding peroxiredoxin, which encodes MVNEGEEAPDFELKSHDGETIRLSNYRGRWIVLYFFPKAFTSGCTRETQEFTRLWDEFEKLGVVVLGISTDPASTQRKFAEKYGVKFKLLSDSEKRASQVYGVLRPTGTAERTTFIINPEGKVAKVIRRVKPEEHPAKALEFLRQSM